One genomic region from Proteus vulgaris encodes:
- a CDS encoding amino acid permease, translating to MARESQQTELKRGLKNRHIQLIALGGAVGAGLFLGIAQTINMTGPSVILGYAIGGFIAFMIMRQLGEMVAEEPVAGSFSHFANKYWSPFAGFLSGWNYWVMFILVGMAELTAAGKYINYWLPDIPVWVSVAIFFVAINLINLINVKMYGETEFWFAIIKVLAIVGMILFGSYLLASGNGGPQASVSNLWELGFFPHGFTGFMSALAIVMFSFGGLELVGITAAEAENPKVSIPKATNQVVYRILIFYIGSLLVLLSLYPWTQVVKGESPFVLIFHNLDNFLIANILNAVVLTAALSVYNSGVYSNSRMLYGLAKQGNAPHALSRINKRGVPVVSLLLSAIATSLGILVNYLLPDQALELLMALVVTTLVLNWIMICLANLKFRAAKNKEGVEPFFKALWYPYGNYICLAFLCMILVIILFMPQVNISVILMPFWIAFLWVGFKISRMKKTPNSTQASQDI from the coding sequence ATGGCGAGAGAGTCGCAACAGACAGAACTTAAGCGCGGTCTGAAAAATCGACATATCCAGCTAATTGCGCTGGGTGGTGCTGTCGGCGCTGGTCTGTTTCTTGGTATAGCGCAAACAATTAATATGACAGGTCCATCAGTTATCTTAGGATATGCTATTGGTGGTTTTATTGCGTTTATGATCATGCGCCAATTAGGCGAAATGGTTGCCGAAGAGCCAGTTGCGGGTTCGTTTAGTCACTTTGCTAATAAATATTGGAGCCCATTTGCAGGCTTCTTATCTGGCTGGAACTACTGGGTGATGTTTATTCTTGTCGGCATGGCAGAATTAACCGCAGCAGGTAAATATATTAACTATTGGCTACCTGATATTCCTGTTTGGGTTTCTGTTGCTATCTTCTTTGTGGCAATCAACTTAATTAATCTGATTAACGTGAAAATGTATGGTGAAACAGAGTTCTGGTTTGCCATTATTAAAGTATTGGCGATTGTCGGGATGATTTTGTTTGGAAGCTACTTACTGGCGAGTGGGAATGGTGGCCCTCAAGCTTCTGTCAGTAATTTATGGGAGTTAGGCTTTTTCCCTCATGGTTTTACGGGCTTTATGTCTGCATTAGCCATTGTAATGTTCTCTTTTGGTGGACTTGAGCTGGTGGGGATCACCGCTGCTGAAGCTGAAAATCCAAAAGTCAGTATCCCGAAGGCGACTAACCAAGTTGTTTATCGCATTTTAATTTTCTATATCGGTTCGCTATTAGTGTTACTTTCACTTTATCCTTGGACTCAAGTTGTTAAAGGTGAAAGTCCATTCGTTCTGATTTTCCATAACTTGGATAATTTCCTAATCGCGAATATTTTAAATGCGGTGGTATTAACAGCGGCACTGTCTGTTTATAACAGTGGTGTTTATTCTAATAGTCGCATGCTTTATGGTTTGGCAAAACAGGGTAATGCACCACATGCACTTTCTCGTATTAATAAACGTGGTGTGCCAGTCGTGTCGTTACTGTTATCTGCAATTGCGACTTCATTGGGTATTTTAGTTAACTACTTATTACCTGATCAGGCATTAGAGTTATTAATGGCATTGGTTGTAACCACGTTAGTGCTTAACTGGATTATGATCTGTTTGGCGAATTTAAAATTCAGAGCCGCAAAAAACAAAGAGGGTGTAGAGCCTTTCTTTAAAGCACTTTGGTATCCATATGGTAACTATATCTGCCTTGCTTTCTTATGCATGATTTTAGTGATTATCTTATTTATGCCACAAGTGAATATTTCGGTGATTTTAATGCCATTCTGGATTGCATTCTTATGGGTTGGATTTAAGATTTCCCGTATGAAGAAAACACCTAATAGTACTCAAGCAAGCCAAGATATTTAA
- the mgrB gene encoding PhoP/PhoQ regulator MgrB has product MNAKKIIISLIIALAITFGLYLVALDNFCDRGEDFQQGLCRFTTLFPSKHH; this is encoded by the coding sequence TTGAACGCAAAGAAAATAATTATTAGCTTAATTATTGCATTAGCCATTACCTTTGGCCTCTATCTTGTGGCTTTAGATAATTTTTGCGATCGTGGAGAGGATTTCCAACAAGGTCTTTGTCGCTTTACCACATTATTCCCCTCTAAACATCACTAA
- a CDS encoding helix-turn-helix domain-containing protein: MPQDNHLALVCALSKWIEEHLGRVIHLEELAAYSGYSLWHMQKIFKEVTGTSLGKYIRQRRLAGAIHLLRTSERSIFDIALDFGFGSQSHFTYMFRKEYGITPFDFRQNQEIVLETKQPLHLQSPCCD; the protein is encoded by the coding sequence ATGCCACAAGATAATCATCTCGCATTGGTTTGCGCGCTAAGTAAATGGATTGAGGAGCATTTAGGCCGTGTTATCCATCTTGAAGAGTTGGCGGCTTATTCTGGATATTCTCTTTGGCACATGCAGAAAATCTTTAAAGAAGTCACAGGCACCTCTTTAGGAAAGTATATCCGTCAGCGTAGATTAGCTGGCGCTATCCATTTATTACGTACCAGTGAGCGCTCTATCTTCGATATCGCCCTTGATTTCGGCTTTGGTTCACAATCTCACTTTACTTATATGTTCCGTAAAGAGTATGGCATCACGCCTTTCGATTTTCGGCAAAATCAAGAGATCGTTTTAGAAACCAAACAGCCTTTACATTTACAATCACCTTGTTGTGATTAA
- the yidA gene encoding sugar-phosphatase, giving the protein MSIKLIAIDLDGTLLNKQHEITPEVKQAVQRAKEAGVKIVLASGRSFNGISPYLKTLGLDTSDCYCISNNGSQIHQADNGEVIIQDLLNFEDYLYFENLAREIGVHFHVISDNKIYTTNSHISHFTCQEAFLSWTPLYYRPLNEMQTDMYFSKFMIVDAPAVLDNAIQYLPTNIYEQYSILRSAPYFIEVLNTNVNKGSAVQKVAEHLKITPEKIMCIGDQGNDLAMLKYAGLGVAMGNAPEEVKKVAKFVTLSNEEHGVAAAINKFI; this is encoded by the coding sequence ATGAGTATTAAGCTTATCGCTATTGATTTAGATGGAACCTTGCTCAACAAACAACACGAAATTACGCCTGAAGTAAAACAAGCAGTTCAGCGAGCAAAAGAGGCGGGAGTTAAGATTGTATTAGCTTCAGGACGCTCCTTTAATGGCATCTCTCCTTATTTAAAAACACTCGGTCTTGATACCTCTGATTGTTACTGTATCAGCAATAATGGTAGCCAAATCCATCAAGCAGATAACGGTGAGGTTATTATTCAAGATCTGCTCAATTTCGAGGATTACCTCTATTTTGAAAACCTTGCTCGTGAAATAGGCGTCCATTTTCACGTTATTAGTGACAATAAGATTTATACCACCAATAGTCATATTAGCCATTTCACCTGCCAAGAAGCCTTTTTATCTTGGACACCGCTTTATTATCGTCCACTGAATGAAATGCAAACGGATATGTATTTTAGTAAGTTTATGATTGTTGATGCACCTGCTGTTTTAGATAATGCCATTCAATATCTTCCTACTAATATTTATGAGCAATATAGCATATTACGTAGTGCTCCTTATTTTATTGAAGTGTTGAACACCAATGTTAATAAAGGGAGTGCGGTTCAAAAAGTGGCTGAACATTTAAAAATTACACCAGAAAAAATCATGTGTATTGGTGATCAAGGTAATGATTTAGCAATGCTAAAATATGCTGGTTTAGGTGTTGCGATGGGAAATGCCCCTGAAGAAGTGAAGAAAGTCGCCAAATTCGTCACACTTTCTAATGAAGAGCACGGTGTTGCAGCCGCTATCAATAAATTTATTTAA
- the brnQ gene encoding branched-chain amino acid transport system II carrier protein, whose product MLSTKDMLVLGMMVFALFLGAGNIIFPPMAGFQSGNLWFSTSLGFLVTGVLLPFLTLVIVAIRGRGERLSVDLPSWVAVIFWVALYLIVGSTFAMPRVTNTAYEMGFLPLGLIEKNTVTHLIFALIFNITSMFFMLKQGTMISAIGKFMTPALLVLLVVVGIAVVAKPISPIGEPTGLYAVNGFFSGFIDGYQTMDVLSAMAFGGIVARALYTKGITEPRQIGFITVKAGMISVLLLAALYLCLFYLGATSHSVSVFADPALNATNGGQIFSRYVDALFGSVGTWLMGGIVLLASMTTLVGVTSAAADYFATFHHRLGYRFWVVVFTLMTTIVSTFGLDTLLRVTIPALLMIYPTSVTLVLLQFIRNKLKAPRFTYRFTIAIIVLMSLFDTLKQLKWLNADLLQLFSYIPLSDYGLGWVLPGVIAFVISLVVSLNLKEENLPVGNTAK is encoded by the coding sequence ATGCTTTCTACAAAAGATATGCTCGTTCTTGGAATGATGGTTTTTGCACTATTCCTTGGCGCTGGCAATATTATTTTCCCCCCTATGGCGGGTTTTCAATCGGGAAACCTCTGGTTTAGTACATCTTTAGGTTTCCTTGTTACTGGTGTCTTACTCCCTTTCCTAACCTTAGTTATTGTTGCAATTCGCGGGCGTGGTGAGCGTCTTTCTGTTGATTTGCCTTCATGGGTTGCCGTTATTTTCTGGGTAGCACTGTATCTTATCGTAGGCTCTACTTTTGCAATGCCTCGTGTCACCAATACTGCTTATGAAATGGGTTTCTTACCCCTAGGGCTTATTGAGAAAAATACGGTAACACACCTTATTTTTGCGCTTATTTTCAATATCACTAGTATGTTCTTCATGCTAAAACAAGGCACCATGATCAGCGCCATTGGTAAGTTTATGACTCCAGCACTGTTAGTCCTGCTGGTGGTTGTAGGTATTGCTGTTGTGGCTAAACCGATTTCCCCAATTGGTGAGCCAACAGGTCTTTATGCTGTTAATGGTTTCTTCTCTGGCTTTATTGATGGCTACCAAACCATGGATGTCCTTTCTGCTATGGCGTTTGGTGGTATCGTGGCTCGTGCTTTATATACCAAAGGCATTACTGAACCGCGCCAGATCGGTTTTATTACCGTAAAAGCCGGCATGATTTCAGTTTTACTGTTAGCCGCGCTTTATCTGTGCCTTTTCTACTTAGGTGCGACAAGCCACTCTGTTTCTGTCTTTGCTGATCCTGCTCTTAATGCCACTAACGGTGGTCAAATTTTCTCACGTTATGTTGATGCGTTATTTGGCTCTGTGGGTACTTGGCTGATGGGTGGTATTGTTTTATTAGCCAGTATGACAACACTTGTGGGTGTAACAAGTGCCGCTGCAGACTACTTTGCGACATTCCATCATCGCTTAGGTTATCGTTTTTGGGTTGTGGTATTTACCTTAATGACCACAATCGTATCAACGTTTGGTCTTGATACATTATTACGAGTGACTATTCCTGCGTTATTAATGATTTATCCAACATCAGTCACCTTGGTATTACTGCAATTTATTCGTAATAAATTAAAAGCACCCCGCTTTACCTATCGCTTCACAATTGCAATTATCGTCTTAATGAGCCTTTTCGATACATTGAAACAATTGAAGTGGTTAAATGCTGATTTGCTACAATTATTTAGCTATATCCCGCTTTCTGATTATGGTTTAGGTTGGGTATTACCAGGTGTGATTGCATTCGTAATTTCGCTGGTTGTTAGCTTAAACCTTAAAGAAGAAAACCTTCCAGTAGGAAATACAGCAAAATAA
- a CDS encoding N-acetylmuramoyl-L-alanine amidase, producing MRSSRYYIGLLIAISLLTSCAKQPEFIDRGEYIVKVIPNKQEANDCVKYLVMHYTALDDERSLKVLTGGRVSSHYLIPTHPSSIDGKPVITSLVDERQIAWHAGISQWGDATSLNNCSIGIEIVNLGYRDNGKFRYWYSYTADQIVTMSVVMKDIIERYDIEPQNVLGHSDIAPQRKVDPGPLFPWERLANQGIGAWPDKELVQTYLAGRDPSEPVDVANFQKLLQQYGYQTPTNGVLDNKALKVVKAFQMHFRSTKANGIPDAQSEAILRALIEKYRT from the coding sequence ATGAGATCTAGTCGGTATTACATAGGATTACTTATTGCAATAAGCCTCTTAACCAGTTGTGCCAAGCAACCAGAATTTATTGATAGAGGTGAATATATAGTTAAAGTTATTCCTAATAAGCAGGAAGCTAATGACTGTGTAAAATATTTAGTGATGCACTATACCGCGCTAGATGATGAACGCTCACTTAAGGTTCTTACTGGGGGACGAGTTAGCAGCCATTATTTGATCCCCACACATCCTTCATCTATTGACGGAAAACCAGTGATCACTTCATTAGTGGATGAAAGACAAATCGCATGGCATGCAGGCATTAGTCAGTGGGGAGATGCAACTAGCCTAAATAATTGCTCTATTGGCATTGAGATAGTCAATCTGGGTTACCGTGATAATGGTAAGTTTAGGTATTGGTATTCTTATACCGCAGATCAAATCGTGACTATGTCAGTCGTGATGAAAGATATTATTGAACGTTATGATATCGAACCTCAAAACGTTTTAGGTCACAGCGATATCGCACCTCAAAGAAAAGTTGATCCGGGACCTTTATTCCCTTGGGAAAGATTAGCAAATCAAGGAATAGGTGCTTGGCCTGATAAGGAATTAGTGCAAACTTATTTAGCGGGTAGAGATCCTTCAGAGCCGGTTGATGTGGCAAATTTCCAAAAGTTATTACAGCAATATGGTTATCAAACACCAACAAATGGTGTGTTAGATAATAAAGCACTAAAAGTGGTAAAAGCTTTCCAAATGCATTTTAGATCAACGAAAGCCAATGGCATCCCTGATGCTCAATCAGAAGCGATTTTAAGGGCATTGATTGAGAAATACCGAACTTAA
- a CDS encoding alanine/glycine:cation symporter family protein, producing the protein MTGLINFANNILWGYVLIYLLLGVGIYFTIRTGFIQIRHFSHMFSILKNSHKSDKSGISSFQALCTSLAARVGTGNLTGVAIALTAGGPGAIFWMWVVALIGMATSLIESTLAQLYKTKDDDGNYRGGPAYYMTKGLKMRWMGVLFAIFLIIAFGLVFNAVQANSIAQATASAFNFDPLYVGIFLVLTSGFIIFGGLRWIARVAELVVPIMATAYLLLAFWVVADHIERLPEVFILIFKSAFGLQEAAAGAIAYGISQAMTQGIQRGLFSNEAGMGSAPNAAASATPYPPHPASQGYIQMLGVFMDTLVICSATAVIILSSGVLDSYPEGINGIQLTQLALSSSVGGWGSTFIAIAIFFFAFTSIIANYAYAESNMIFLGRNHTTGLFLLRSAALAMVMFGALADMPLVWKMADLSMGLMAMTNLIAIILLSGVALKLVKDYNQQRQAGLLPTFDIRQYPELQDDIEEGIWDENIIPDEPLVRCEKVGNN; encoded by the coding sequence TTGACAGGGCTAATAAACTTTGCGAATAACATTTTATGGGGATATGTTCTTATCTACTTACTTCTTGGAGTAGGTATTTACTTTACTATCCGTACTGGATTTATACAAATCCGACATTTTAGTCATATGTTCTCTATTTTAAAAAATAGCCACAAGTCAGATAAATCAGGGATCTCTTCCTTTCAGGCATTATGCACCAGTTTAGCTGCGCGCGTAGGTACTGGAAACTTGACGGGAGTCGCGATTGCTTTAACAGCGGGTGGCCCTGGCGCTATTTTTTGGATGTGGGTCGTTGCTTTAATAGGTATGGCGACATCATTAATAGAAAGTACGCTCGCGCAACTTTATAAAACAAAAGATGATGATGGCAATTACCGGGGTGGTCCTGCTTATTATATGACTAAAGGACTGAAAATGCGCTGGATGGGTGTTCTCTTCGCCATTTTCTTGATTATCGCCTTCGGTTTAGTTTTTAATGCTGTTCAAGCAAATTCTATTGCTCAAGCCACAGCTTCTGCCTTTAATTTTGATCCACTCTATGTGGGGATCTTTTTAGTACTAACCAGCGGATTTATTATCTTTGGTGGCTTGCGTTGGATTGCACGAGTTGCTGAGTTAGTTGTTCCTATTATGGCAACGGCTTATTTATTATTAGCATTTTGGGTTGTTGCAGATCATATTGAGCGCTTACCTGAAGTTTTCATTTTAATTTTTAAAAGTGCTTTTGGATTACAAGAAGCTGCCGCAGGTGCAATTGCTTACGGTATTAGCCAAGCGATGACACAAGGTATTCAGCGCGGTCTATTTTCTAATGAAGCAGGTATGGGATCGGCACCTAATGCCGCGGCTTCAGCAACTCCTTATCCACCACATCCAGCATCTCAAGGCTATATTCAAATGCTAGGTGTTTTTATGGATACCTTAGTTATTTGTAGTGCTACTGCGGTGATCATTTTATCATCAGGCGTACTCGATAGTTATCCTGAAGGCATTAACGGGATTCAATTAACACAATTGGCATTGTCATCGAGTGTAGGAGGTTGGGGAAGTACCTTTATTGCGATTGCCATTTTCTTCTTCGCTTTTACCTCTATTATTGCTAATTATGCTTATGCTGAAAGTAATATGATTTTCCTTGGGCGCAATCACACAACAGGGCTGTTTCTTTTACGTTCAGCGGCTTTAGCAATGGTGATGTTTGGCGCTTTAGCGGATATGCCTCTTGTTTGGAAAATGGCCGATCTCTCAATGGGATTAATGGCAATGACTAATTTAATCGCAATCATCTTGCTTTCTGGTGTCGCCTTAAAATTAGTTAAAGATTATAACCAGCAACGACAAGCCGGTTTACTGCCTACATTTGATATTCGCCAATATCCAGAGTTGCAAGATGATATTGAAGAAGGAATTTGGGATGAGAATATTATTCCTGATGAGCCTTTAGTTCGATGTGAAAAAGTGGGCAATAACTAA
- a CDS encoding DNA polymerase III subunit theta, with amino-acid sequence MGYNLSELTQEEKDKLNISLAASGVAFKERYNMPVVADAVLREQPQAFHAFFQERLVFYRARSQHYSRLPYEPQVKK; translated from the coding sequence ATGGGTTATAACCTTTCAGAATTGACACAAGAAGAAAAAGATAAGCTAAATATAAGTTTAGCTGCTTCAGGCGTCGCTTTTAAAGAACGCTATAACATGCCCGTTGTAGCAGATGCTGTTTTAAGAGAACAACCTCAAGCTTTTCATGCCTTCTTTCAAGAAAGGCTGGTATTTTATCGCGCAAGAAGCCAACACTATTCTCGTTTACCTTATGAACCGCAGGTAAAAAAATAG
- the yebF gene encoding protein YebF: MKLSKFIGQTGILGAGLLLAVSFGASAESIEKVNEDIVRSAPFASCVNLDNNQLVTRVKNDYLQNRLPRWQDDKNALGSKPVASINANEVIKMDNNYQMVLNVRGARTDLRYNVQVNCDDNTITYVSPK; encoded by the coding sequence ATGAAATTAAGCAAGTTTATTGGTCAAACAGGGATACTTGGAGCAGGTCTTTTACTTGCTGTTTCTTTTGGAGCATCTGCAGAAAGTATCGAAAAGGTTAATGAAGATATTGTGCGTTCCGCTCCCTTTGCGAGTTGCGTTAATTTAGATAACAATCAACTTGTTACACGAGTAAAAAATGATTATCTACAAAATCGTTTACCTCGCTGGCAAGATGATAAAAATGCATTAGGATCAAAACCTGTTGCAAGTATTAATGCCAATGAAGTTATCAAGATGGATAATAACTATCAGATGGTATTGAATGTAAGAGGTGCAAGAACAGACCTTCGTTACAATGTTCAAGTCAATTGTGATGACAATACTATTACGTATGTTTCTCCTAAATAA
- a CDS encoding YoaH family protein, protein MFLGMPTLTHEEQQKAVEKIQSLMAEGMSSGEAIQLVAQELREKHTTRESVSIVFDDENE, encoded by the coding sequence ATGTTTCTAGGAATGCCTACATTAACACATGAAGAGCAGCAAAAAGCAGTAGAAAAAATTCAATCTCTTATGGCTGAGGGAATGAGCAGCGGAGAGGCAATTCAGTTAGTCGCCCAAGAATTAAGAGAGAAACATACAACCCGTGAATCTGTTTCTATCGTATTTGATGATGAGAATGAATAG
- the pabB gene encoding aminodeoxychorismate synthase component 1, which produces MDMQLQQRELTYTPDLALRVFSPIASLPWSSLLHSGFAEHPHNRFDIVVSDPAVTLETRKQTTTIKEKNGAVKRSKKDPFTLIQSALEQFNFHPEHNESLPFLGGALGIWSYDLGRRFETLPEIAKNELNFADMAIGIYDWALIVDHHLKKATLISYHNIDERLQWLESQTSTSIDTPFALTTDWQSNISSDEYNEKIAKIHQYLLSGDCYQVNLAQRFCANYTGSEWNAFLTLNQANKAPFSSFMCLPNNFVISVSPERFIHLADNKIETRPIKGTLPRKVLPEEDDEQAQLLANSRKDRAENLMIVDLMRNDIGKVAATGSVKVPELFVVERFPAVHHLVSTITAQLPSHLTATDLLRAAFPGGSITGAPKIRAMEIIEELEPHRRHGYCGAIGYISFCGTMDTNISIRTLLTEKNKIYCWAGGGIVADSVAEKEYQETFDKLGQILTVLSESTIDDTH; this is translated from the coding sequence ATGGATATGCAATTACAACAACGTGAATTAACTTATACCCCTGATCTAGCACTGCGGGTATTTTCTCCTATTGCGTCATTGCCTTGGTCTAGTTTACTTCATTCTGGCTTTGCCGAACATCCTCATAACCGTTTTGATATTGTTGTCTCCGATCCGGCTGTAACTTTGGAAACGCGTAAGCAAACAACAACCATTAAAGAAAAAAATGGTGCAGTGAAACGCTCTAAAAAAGATCCCTTCACACTTATTCAATCTGCGTTAGAACAATTCAATTTCCACCCAGAGCATAATGAATCATTGCCTTTTTTGGGAGGCGCTTTGGGTATTTGGAGTTATGACTTAGGCCGTCGTTTTGAAACTTTGCCTGAAATAGCGAAAAATGAACTTAATTTCGCAGATATGGCGATTGGTATTTATGATTGGGCACTTATTGTTGATCACCATTTAAAAAAAGCCACTTTAATTAGCTACCACAATATTGATGAGCGCTTACAGTGGTTAGAAAGCCAGACCTCCACCTCCATTGATACCCCATTTGCCTTAACAACCGATTGGCAATCAAACATTAGTAGTGATGAATATAACGAGAAAATTGCTAAAATCCATCAATACTTACTTTCAGGTGACTGCTATCAAGTTAATTTAGCTCAACGTTTTTGTGCAAATTATACTGGTAGTGAATGGAATGCATTCTTAACGTTAAATCAAGCTAATAAAGCGCCATTCTCTTCTTTTATGTGTTTACCCAACAATTTTGTGATTAGTGTTTCACCTGAACGCTTTATTCATTTAGCTGATAATAAAATAGAAACACGTCCAATAAAGGGAACATTGCCTCGTAAGGTATTACCAGAAGAAGATGATGAACAAGCACAGTTATTAGCAAACTCTCGTAAAGATCGCGCTGAAAACTTAATGATTGTTGATTTAATGCGTAATGATATTGGCAAAGTTGCAGCAACAGGCTCAGTAAAAGTACCTGAATTATTTGTTGTTGAGCGTTTCCCTGCGGTACATCATTTAGTCAGTACGATCACGGCGCAGTTACCTTCACATTTAACAGCGACTGATTTATTAAGAGCGGCTTTCCCCGGTGGTTCTATCACTGGAGCACCGAAAATCAGAGCAATGGAAATCATTGAAGAACTTGAACCTCATCGTCGTCATGGATACTGTGGTGCAATTGGTTATATCAGTTTTTGTGGCACAATGGACACCAATATCAGCATCCGCACTTTATTGACTGAAAAAAATAAAATTTACTGCTGGGCTGGTGGTGGTATTGTTGCTGATAGCGTTGCTGAAAAAGAGTACCAAGAAACATTCGATAAACTTGGGCAAATATTAACTGTTTTAAGTGAGTCTACTATCGATGACACCCATTGA
- a CDS encoding CoA pyrophosphatase yields MTPIDTFINRFQLTLPDDKVNQPLHAQKSAAVLLPIINKPNPTLLLTERASTLRSHAGQVALPGGKRDPEDSNLIATALREAHEEVAIPPNAVSVIGQLAPLQSSSGYLVTPIVGVIPAGLPLRHNPAEVASIFEMPLSHVLNAQHYQPLDFHRAGENHRIYFYPYNGHLVWGLTAAILHRLALHIT; encoded by the coding sequence ATGACACCCATTGATACTTTTATCAATCGTTTTCAACTCACATTGCCTGATGACAAGGTAAATCAGCCTCTTCATGCCCAAAAATCGGCGGCCGTCTTGCTGCCGATTATCAATAAACCTAACCCAACATTATTATTAACTGAACGTGCATCAACGTTACGCTCTCATGCAGGACAAGTCGCTTTACCCGGCGGTAAACGTGATCCTGAAGATAGCAACCTTATTGCAACTGCACTAAGGGAAGCACATGAAGAAGTGGCTATTCCACCCAATGCTGTATCCGTTATTGGTCAGTTAGCTCCTTTACAAAGTTCTAGCGGATATTTAGTCACCCCAATTGTGGGTGTTATTCCTGCGGGCTTACCTTTACGACATAATCCTGCTGAAGTCGCCTCTATCTTTGAAATGCCATTAAGCCATGTACTTAATGCCCAACATTATCAACCATTAGATTTTCATCGTGCTGGTGAAAATCATCGTATCTACTTTTATCCCTATAATGGACATCTTGTCTGGGGATTAACCGCCGCTATTTTACATAGACTCGCTTTGCATATCACTTAA
- a CDS encoding L-serine ammonia-lyase — protein MISVFDMFKVGIGPSSSHTVGPMKAGKEFVDDLVSQELIASVTRVAVDVYGSLSLTGKGHHTDIAIIMGLAGNAPATVDIDSIPGFIREVEETGKLSLANGLKVVDFPAESMHFSNDNLSLHENGMTIHAFAGDKEVYRKTYYSIGGGFIVDEENFGKSTLNSKPVSYPYASAEELLKHCKETGLSISSLMMKNELDLHTQAEINAYFADVYKTMQECIEHGLNTEGVLPGPLRVPRRAAALNRLLTSSNSLSNDPMKVVDLINMFALAVNEENAAGGRVVTAPTNGACGIVPAVLAYYDRCIEPVTPETYLRYFLASGAIGILYKMNASISGAEVGCQGEVGVACSMAAAGLAELLGGSPEQVCIAAEIGMEHNLGLTCDPVAGQVQVPCIERNAIASVKAVNAARMAIRRTSEPRVSLDKVIETMYETGKDMNAKYRETSRGGLAIKVQCD, from the coding sequence GTGATTAGCGTTTTCGACATGTTTAAAGTGGGCATCGGACCATCTAGCTCTCACACCGTAGGGCCAATGAAAGCGGGTAAAGAATTTGTCGATGATTTAGTCAGCCAGGAATTGATTGCGTCTGTCACTCGCGTAGCTGTTGATGTTTACGGCTCCTTGTCTTTGACAGGCAAAGGTCACCATACTGATATCGCAATTATTATGGGGTTAGCAGGTAACGCACCAGCTACTGTCGATATTGACAGCATTCCCGGTTTTATTCGTGAAGTTGAAGAAACTGGCAAGCTATCATTAGCAAACGGCCTAAAAGTGGTCGATTTCCCAGCAGAAAGTATGCATTTCAGCAATGACAACCTGTCATTACATGAAAACGGTATGACAATCCATGCTTTTGCAGGCGACAAAGAAGTCTATAGAAAAACCTACTACTCTATTGGTGGTGGTTTTATCGTTGATGAAGAAAATTTCGGTAAATCAACATTAAATAGCAAACCAGTTTCATACCCTTATGCAAGTGCAGAAGAGTTATTAAAGCACTGTAAAGAAACGGGTTTATCCATTTCTAGCTTAATGATGAAAAATGAGCTAGATCTGCATACTCAAGCAGAAATTAATGCTTATTTCGCCGATGTTTATAAAACAATGCAAGAGTGTATTGAACACGGTTTAAATACAGAAGGCGTATTACCGGGTCCATTACGTGTACCTCGTCGTGCAGCTGCATTAAATCGCTTATTAACATCAAGCAACAGCCTGTCAAACGATCCAATGAAAGTCGTTGATCTGATCAATATGTTTGCACTGGCAGTTAACGAAGAAAACGCAGCAGGCGGACGCGTTGTCACAGCACCAACAAATGGTGCATGTGGTATCGTTCCAGCGGTACTGGCTTACTACGATCGTTGCATCGAACCTGTTACACCAGAAACCTACTTACGTTATTTCTTAGCATCTGGCGCAATTGGTATTCTTTACAAAATGAATGCTTCTATTTCAGGCGCTGAAGTAGGTTGCCAAGGCGAAGTAGGCGTAGCTTGTTCAATGGCGGCTGCAGGTCTTGCTGAATTATTAGGTGGAAGCCCTGAGCAAGTCTGTATTGCTGCTGAAATCGGTATGGAACACAACCTTGGTTTAACTTGTGACCCAGTTGCAGGTCAAGTTCAAGTTCCTTGTATTGAACGTAATGCTATTGCTTCAGTTAAAGCTGTTAATGCCGCACGTATGGCAATCCGTCGTACCAGTGAACCTCGTGTTTCTCTCGATAAAGTCATTGAAACCATGTATGAAACAGGTAAAGACATGAATGCTAAATACCGTGAAACATCACGCGGTGGTCTTGCAATCAAAGTACAGTGTGACTAA